CGCGCCAAGCGTAACTACACCAGCTGGGAGAGAACAACAGGCCAGGCCCACCAAAACTAGGAAGCCAACAACAGGATGATTGGGCGGAGTTGGCGAATGGCCCAAGCACAAGAAGaaggaactactccctccgtcccgaattacttgtcgcaggtatggatgtatctagatgtattttagttctagatatgcgacgagtaatttggaacggagggagtagtagttaagCGTTGCGGTACGGCTGCCCTAGTGTTATCCAGAGGATCACGAGCGGCGGGGGCGGCTCTCTTCTCTTTCCCCTTCGTGGCTACCTTCCTATTTCACTCATCGACCGTGTAACTGCCATTAAATCTTGTACTCCTTCcattcggaaatacttgtcggaggaatggtgTATCTAGGCGTAATTTATTTCTAGATAGATCCATTTTTACCTATTTTTCCGATGAGTATTTCTGGACGGGGGGAGTATCAAATAGTGTTGAATCCTAGTTACCTCTATCATGGCAGCCCTAGCTGGACACACCATAGCAGGGTGGAGGAGGATGGCAAACAACACGTCAACACCCATGAAAGGCATCGCACGTCGACGTGGTTAACACAAAAACACGAGAGGTTATAGTACACGTCTCCAGTCCGATGCAGATATCCTTCTTACCAGGTTGGCCACTACCAGCGGTGCATGTGCATCCCAGTGCGACGCCTAATCGTACCAAGAAGGGTCGTATACACACTGGTTTCGCCGTGGAAGGGGCAGTGATGAATACTCCATCGTGTTTCCCGTGCGAGCAGTCCCCACAAACAGGCGGGCGTACGTACGCACGTAGACGCGCCCCATCAATCCCTCCGGCGGAGTCCAAAGTCCGATCTCCGTGCGTGTCTGCCATGATATCTGTGGGCGAAACATGGACGCTTCGTACCACAGTACTCCGCTTGCCTCCTCCCCAAAGTCGCGAGGTATTAAACGTCCGTGATCGTGACCCGCCTCCTGTCTTAGCGCTAATTAGGTCTCCAGCTCAGTGGCGTGAATTTTTCTCTAAGCCCACATTAAATCAATTAATGGTCTGCACTGTGGACTGTGGTTGTTATGGCGCCATTGCGCGAGCTCGACACACTACTGTATCCACTAAAGAAACTGCACAAGCACTGGTTGTTGGCCATGGTACCTCTTCCCTCTCCTTAACCagagtaaattgcataaaacctTCATTTTAAGGGTTAGGTTTGTGAAAAACACTAGAATACAGTTTCTCTGCAGAAAAGACCATATCTTGCGTAATGGTTTTGCAAAAAAATTGATCGGCGGATTTGACTCGATTTGACTCTATTAATTGAGTTTATTACAGGTGGGGCATGTCTTTTGCTTACGTGGTGTAACTTTTTGTGCCAGATGGGTTTTAATCTAAATTACAAACTAGACCCTAGAATTTTACATAGACACCCCTAAATCAAAAATGAAAAACGCAATTAGCCCCCGCTTCTCGTTCTACAGTAGATCGGCGGCGCGTTATCCGACTTGTCGTCGGCGGTGGCTGCAGAACGCCGTCGCCGGCATCACCCTCGATCCGCCATCGCCGGCGGTGGATGCAGAACACCGTCGCCGGCTTTTGGACGCCCGTCCAGCGCTTCGTAGCCACGGCCGCGAGCAAGGCCCACGAGCTAGTCCCTGCCATGGAGGCTTTCTGGCGGTGGCTCGAGCACGCCGCTCCCGTCGTGCTCCCTTATGTGCTGGCCATTGCCACGGTCGCTGGAGCATCGAGGAACGGTAGGCCGCCCCTGCTACTCCAGTCGTCGTCCTCCCATTGTAGCCCCACGCGCTCACCACACCGAGCTGGTCGGGGCATTCCCGCCGGATCCGGTGCCGGGCGGGGACAGTGGAGGCCGATGTGGCCGGATCTGGTTGGGGGCACGACGACGGCGGCCCGAGGAGGAAGGGGCGGGGGACGTCCTCGCCCTCGGTGCAGCAACGGCAATGGCGGGCCTCTGCCTCGTTCGGGGTCAGGATGGGGGCGGCCGAGGTTGGGACGGGTGGTGTCTGGGGTCGGGAGGGGCGACGATGGTCGGGGTCGGGATGGGCCTGGGAAGCAGGGAGAGAAATTTGGGGGCTTTTTCGCATTAAACCTAGATTGCTGTGCCACGTAAGCAGAAAACGTACCCCATCTATCATAAACGCACTTAAACGAGCCAAATCCGCCGATCATTGTACACAAGATGTGGTGTTTTCTGCAGAGAAACTGTATCCTAGGGTTTTTCGCAAACTTAGCCCTCAAAATGatggttttatgcaatttactccGTTAACCATGCATGCCTGCATGGTTTTTTTTTAGTGATTAGTCAGTCCTAGCCGTGGCCATGTTTTGTTTTCCCAAATGATAAGTGACACACCCGTGGCACGAAATACTCCGGCTTGACTTTTTTTACTAAAGTTGCCATTCGAAAAAAAAAACTctaaaaaaactgaaacttgccaTCCGAAAAAGAAGTTGCAATGCTTGACAACTTAACTTGTCAACCTTGCGtcactaaacttgccataaaaaaGGTCGGAGTTGTCATGTGTTCGTGCCACTCGTGTGACACTTATCAGGGTCCTTTGTATTTAATTCTCATGAAGATTGAACTCGTTTATACGAAAATCCTGCAAAATTCGTGAGTTCAAAATCGACCATAAAGATTCTATAGCTAAATTGAGTGGATTTTAGAACACACAATTCAATTCCCACAAGCACCAGGAGACGCTGAAAAAACCTCTACGGATCAAGGAGCCTGGCTACAGCAACAACTCGCCACGGTCACTGACTAACTAATTACCAGCACAAGCTCGCAATCACATGCACATGCACCATGGCCTACCGAGGAAAACATCTCGTCCTGGCTTCGGCAGCTCTCCCGCCGTCCCACGTATATATacgcctccctcctctctctcctctcgcATCTGCAAGCTTCCAAATCCTCTCACATCACCGCATTCCCACATTCCCCAGGTCTCCTGCTTGCTTGCTGATCTCCTCCTCTCCGATCGTCGCCATGCTGTCTTCTCACAGCGAGAGCATGTTggcctacgccgccgccgccggacggcgCGCGATGCTGGTCGACCCCCGGCGGTACCGGCCGAACGTGGAGGTGGCGCCCAACTGCCCGCGCTGCGACTCGCCCAACACCAAGTTCTGCTACTACAACAACTACAGCCTCAGCCAGCCGCGCTACTTCTGCAAGGGCTGCCGCCGCTACTGGACCAAGGGCGGGTCCCTCCGCAACgtgcccgtcggcggcggctgcCGCAAGAACCGGCGGGGCAAGCCGGTGCGGTCCATGGCCGAGGCCGACACGGCCTCGCCGAACCACGGCGCAGCAGTGTTCTCTCACCGCTTCCACGGCCCGGTCCGGCCCGACCTGCTCTTGGAAGGCATGGTTGGCAACCCGGCCGAGCTAGGCCAGCCGTCGTCGACCGAGGCTGAgaagcccgccggagccgccgacgGCCCGACGATTGATCTGGCACTGCTCTACTCCAAGTTCTTAAGCCACCAGCCCCTCGCCGAGCAGTGCGCCGTCGTGCCGGAATCGGCCGACACCTCGAGTgggtcaagcacggagatgagcCCGCCGGCCCTATCCAGCCCAGGCCAACACAGATTGGGCGAAATCTGCGGGCCGGCGAGCAGCACGGAGCCCAGCGCGACGACGATGCTCCAGTGCggcgacgcgcgcgcgcacgcgctaGGCGAGTTCAACTTCAGCGTAGACCAGAGCTGCTACGACTCGCTCGGGCTGCCAACGGACGGCGGCGATCTGACGATGCTCCCGTCGGCGTGGGACCAGGAGGCCAAGTACGAGCCGTTCAGTTCGCTTCCGGAGGAGGACGCCATGAGCCTCCACGAAGGCGTCCCCGCCGGCGACGACGTCTGGAGCAAGGTGCTGGGCTGCCAAGGGCTAGAAGCTGCTCTCTCCGCAGGCCTCGATCGATGCTAAGCTCATTTTCAAGCTCGTTGATTCGTGTCTGCCGCTGTTCTCGTGATTGattttctgtcttttcttttcctCTCCCTATTTTTTACCCTTGTTCAAAAGTAACTTATATATATGGGGATCGTGTTCATGGTCAAGGAGTATACATGTGGGATAAAAAGGATGTACTGTAATCATAATATCGATATTTGTATTGGTAATATACTTACTATTAACAGCTGGTTTTTCCTGTTCTGAGCTACACGTTCCCTTCTTCCTAGGACGACCAATCAATGTTGTTCCTGTTATACACATGCACTGCCTGACCTGGGTGTGGATGGATGGGCACACACATGCCGATGCCGATGGTGCCATGCTGGTGAATGAATGAGTGAATGGTGCACTGGGATTCCAACGACATGCCCTGTGGAGTGGCGTGGACGTGGCTAACAATCTGAAGCAGCTGCCACTAGTCGCTCGAAAGGTGACGTTTGGCCCTAGCTCGTTATAGAGGAGATTTACCATGCCTGCACGCCTCAATTATTGTTGCTACAACAGGACAGGCAGCTCCGAGATCCAGCCCGTGGATAGACGGTGGGAGGGCGCTCTATGGATCCATCATTGCCGGCTCGAGCGAGCGTTCACTGTCATCGTCTTCAACAGATTGGCAGCGTGATTGCGGTTATTTTTAAGAACAGGGGGC
This DNA window, taken from Triticum aestivum cultivar Chinese Spring chromosome 1D, IWGSC CS RefSeq v2.1, whole genome shotgun sequence, encodes the following:
- the LOC123170302 gene encoding dof zinc finger protein DOF1.8, producing the protein MLSSHSESMLAYAAAAGRRAMLVDPRRYRPNVEVAPNCPRCDSPNTKFCYYNNYSLSQPRYFCKGCRRYWTKGGSLRNVPVGGGCRKNRRGKPVRSMAEADTASPNHGAAVFSHRFHGPVRPDLLLEGMVGNPAELGQPSSTEAEKPAGAADGPTIDLALLYSKFLSHQPLAEQCAVVPESADTSSGSSTEMSPPALSSPGQHRLGEICGPASSTEPSATTMLQCGDARAHALGEFNFSVDQSCYDSLGLPTDGGDLTMLPSAWDQEAKYEPFSSLPEEDAMSLHEGVPAGDDVWSKVLGCQGLEAALSAGLDRC